The nucleotide sequence ACAGTTTGAAAGGTCAAGTCTTTCTAAGGATTCCAACTTGAGAGGTGGGATACTTCTGAGATTGTGACAATTTCTAACAAGCAAGGTTTTAAGTTTTCCAAGAAACCCATCCACCACACATGGAAAACTCTTGAGCctacaacaatttgaaaggTTAAGTTTTTCTAAGGAATCCAACTTGAGAGCTGGTATACTTCTGAGATTGTGACAACCTTCAATAAGTAGGGTTTTAAGTTTTCCAAGAAACTCGTCCACCACAATTGGAAAACGCTCAAGACTATAACAATATTGAAAAGCAAGTTCTTCTAGAGAATCCAACTTGAGAGGTGGAATACTCCTGAGATCGCGACAACTATTAACATTCAGGGTTTTAAGTTTTCCAAGAAACCCATCCACCACAGGTGGAAAACTCTCAAGACTATCACAACATGAGAGGTTAAGGGTTTCTAGCGAATCCAACTTGAGAGGTGGGATACTCCTTAGCTTGATACAATCTCTAACAATCATGGTTTTAAGTTTATTACCAAACCCATCTACCACGTGTGGAAAACTCTCCAGACTAAGATCGAGTTCTTCTAGAGAAGGTAATATGAGAGAtggaataattttgattttggtgcATCCTATAACCCTCAAGATTTTAAGTTTTCCAACAAATCCATTCACCACCTTTCTAGACTATAACAATATGAAAATTCGAGTTCTTCCAATGAAGCCAAACTGAGAGGTGGAACACTCCGTATTTTGGTGCAACTTATAAATCTCAAGATTTTAAGTTTCTGCAAATAACCAACCGATTTATCAATTGTAATTAGTTGATTacaattttgaattgaaaattgttcTAAATTCGGGAGTCCAGATATATCAGGTATTTGTCCTAAATGGTCACTACGATCAAGATTTAAAACTCTCATGTTCTTGAACttctgcaacaaaaaaaatggaaatagaaaaatatgtaaataaataagaaatatatgaataatattaaacCCGATTTAATATTATAAGATAAGAGATATAAATATGTTACGCTTGCCTTTGTGAGAAAGCCCTCCCACTCAAAAGGATTGCAACATTCCAGCACTCTTAGACTATTTGGAAGACGTTTGGGAGTTTTAGAAAAATCCACATGATCACTAAAAATTAGTGTTTTCAGatttttcatcttcttgaaAGCTTCTCCATCCCATTCTACTCTAATACAACAGTCGAAATGTATGATTTCAACTTTACTTGTTCCCTGTAAACAAAAAAGGACAAATCAACTGAATATAAGGTAGAACTTTATACCTCGTATTGAAGatcttttaatattaattacacagaaaaatgtatatgaattaaACTCAACAAGTGTTTGATTTATATAGACCGTTACGATGTTAAAAAGTTATACACATGCATCCATTGATGTTTTGGTCATAAAATATGACAAGTCGTGTTCTTAATTCATCAAAATATGTGACAACACATAACTGGATGCAtgtattctttaaaaaaaacaaacatagaaTGTATGTGTAAAAAAACTACACTaacaataaatatgaattaaactCATAGAGATTAAAAATTGTGATATTGTGACAgttaataatactaataatgcacttgttcaaaaaaatagtaatactAATAATGCAAAAACCCAAAAGGCTAACTTGAGCATTAGCTATCGTAATCAAAGTTAAAGATGAAAAGTCAAACTCTCCATGTCGTTATTACTCACCGTATTTTCTTCTAAAACTTGAATTATATCTTTAGAGGACCATAACCTACTGCGTTTTCCAAGATTTTTAGGTGAATCTCGTCTAACAATTCACTTTCCCCATATCCTCTACCAAATCATGTAATCTCACATTACCAGACTCACTTATTTTTAGGAGAGATTTTTCCACTAACACATTAATGTGATCTTTCATGATGTCACCATGATGAGCATAAAGAATTTGTTCGACCCTTGTCAATTTATATCCTTTGAAGCAACATGCAATGtcaagaaaaacaattttctcttCTTCCTGTAAAGCATCATAGCTTAGTTGTAGTGTCATTTGGATCTTTTTATGAGGAACTTTTTCAAAACGATCTAGTGCATCTTTACATTGTTCTATTGTCTTTTTATAAAAGTGAGAGCTCATAACTTCCAAAGCGAGTGGATGACCAGAAGCATATGCTACGACACGTTCTAAAACATGCATTTGTGGGAAAGAAAGATTGTTATGGCTTGGaccaaattcaattttaaaagcTTTCCATCTAACCAACTCAAAAGCATCTTTGTCATTCAACCCCTTCACCTCATATGTATGTTCAACCCCACGACATGTAAGCAACCTTTTATCCCgagttgtgatgatgattcGACTTGAGGGACCAAACCATTTGTGTTTTCCAGCCAGAGCTTCTAATTGCTCTGGCTCGTTAACATCGTCTAGAATTAAAAGTAACTTCTTTTGCTGAAGCCGATGTCAACTACTTTagaaataatgattttttgGAGATATGTCAACCCATGTTTCTTAGAATTTTCTCTCacattttcaataaaacatGAAACTTCAAACTGATGGGAAATCAAATTATAAACGGCTAAAGCAAGAGTTGTTTTTCCTATTCCACCAATCCCATGGATCCCTACCATGTGGACTGTATGATCAGACCTAACATTCAAAAGAGAAGTCACATGTTGCTTTTGGTGCTCCAGTCCAACTGGGTAATCACAAATAGGTAAGGCAACAGGTTTTATATTTTCTAAGACTTGTTTAATAATCTCCTCAATAAACTTATGCTCAGGCATATCCCTGTCCAATAAGAGAAAATTAAAGTGATCATTCAAGTGCATTTATCATGCTTAATTTTCTAAGACTTGTGTTTTTCATCCTTGTGTTTCCACATGATTTGGTTGTCTTCCTACCAAGAGCTATGCTCATGTGACATCATTTATTGGTGTACCATTCAACTCTCATAACCgcatgttttttctttaaaactaaaaaaaaaaaataccaaaaatcaTACTTGACACTTGAGAGCGAATGGAGCTGTTAATTAGAGTGTCAAACATTTTGGCattttttttgagtttgttttttagttttaaataaaattcattattaAATGTCACGTTAATAAATGatgtaacaacaacataaatttgGAGGAAAGTTGGAAGAAAACTACCAAATCACAAATGAGGAAACTGtaagggggcaaaatcgctctaAAAAAAAGGGACAAAATGCCCCCCTAGACCATCTGACCCACCATATTCCCTTGTGGAACTGACatggaattttttatttattttttcatttttttgcagGCCATACATGAAATTAACTTAacacatcatatttaattttaaaaaagataaaaaaaaatatatatatttgaaaattatttttcaaaaattcaaaaaatattgagatttttttccaaaaatcgaaaaaaaaaaaacattaagcttttttttatgaaattttaaatattagaaaaaatcggtttttttttttaaacttagaagatttttaaaaaaatattttataaggatagaatccaaacaaaaaaatttataagggGGAAATCAGAAATgaactatatttttttggtggtggccagagttcgaactccgaaccttgtatgcattgtctctaccaactgagttaagctcacgatgacagaaatgacatatattacaagaggataaaacactattaatccATATATTAAATAAGGGACCagaaaaccaattttttaaacatagaaaaaacaaaagtacatTTAAGACAAAGATTATattgataatttaaaattaaaatcaaatagaaccaatatattttttcgatggttattgttttttttttaacaacgaCGACAGTTGGTGTTGGTGGTAAAGATTAACTGAATTgatttgagtttaatttttttgtcaaagagaAGATAACATTAGGGTGTTTAAAACCGAATCAATCAAATAGAAAACCGCAAACTGAACTAACCCAAACCAAAAATCGTGTTTGGTTTGGATGTATTCGTCCTCTTTTAACTCATGTGAGTGTTTCGGTTCGTTTGCGATTTTAAttttaccaactgaactaaaccAAAGCAAACCGCATAGAAACTCACTGATAACTTTTGTAActtgtgaatgataaaaattcaataagaacttttagagaatgataaaaacaaaatattgttttgaaaagGCAAAGCAAGCccgttgaaattgaaattgtagaaaatcaaacatgagaccttgagaggagcatactccaagatcccaaaccAACACCATCAGACCAACCAAAGTGggtagagaatgataaaatgtTATTCATTTGCATTTCTTACCGAAGAGAGTTATTTTTTGGTCCATGTTTTCATTTGGGGTAGGTTGATGAGAATATTGgtgaataaaaatgaaatttcaatGTTGGATGAAATTTGAAACACCGtagaaaaacaattatttttaactttttaattctattttaatgttggaaacaaaTAATTGTATTGTCTAGCAAAAACCACAACAACCAACCAAACCTGACCGTATGTTATTAATTTTGCATTTCAAAACTCACTTGGATTAGACCGGTGGTATTGATTTAGGACCTGAAGTGTGCTACTTAATGTCTCAAGTAAATAATGTATAAATGCCTCTATAAATTGAACCGTTACTCATCTGTCTTATTATAAGTatctgtttttatatttatctatcttaattttattttttttagggacctatcttaaattatttgtaaaactattacaattcattttaataaatatctTTAAAGTACGTACTTGTTAGTGTAACGCATTGTATTTCAATTCAACTCACTATTTCAATAgacaaatgaaatgaaaaacaaaagatatGGATATACCCTTTGTAATGATAGCCGGACAAACTAGCAACTTGGCGAAGTGACATTTTCCATTTATTCATGTCATGACGTGAGGAGTTGGCTTCATCATGTTTTTGCATTGCTTCACCATAACTCCTTTTCAACTTTCGTATATCAGAAGGATCCACCTTATAAAATACCGGCAAAACACACCTACCGTTACCTTTTATGGAATCAAGTATCTTTGAAAGTTCTTGTAAGCAAAAGGAGGAGGAAGCATAATTCTTAGAGAGGACAACAATGGCCATCATGGAGTCTTCAATTGCTTTGAGAAGTGATGGTGTGATTTCTTCACCTTTTCTAAGCTCCTTGTCATCCATGAAAGTTCGAATTCCTTTGTCATCAAGAGCTTTCTTGAGATAGCTTGTGAAACCATGGCGAGTATCTTCGCCTCTGAAGTTGAGAAAAACATCATACGTGAATCGATTTGTAACTGTGAGGGAAGCCATGATGAGTGGATGAGTTGGTTTGATGAATATGAATGGAAGAGAATTCGGATTCAAATTAATGCGAGAGAAAGACACCTTTTGTCACTGGGGATGAATATGAATTGTAGCGTGTGAACTTAAGGACTTTGGAGTGTCTAAAGTCCTGAAAGTGGGACATGCTGTCGGTAGAGGAGCAATTTCCACGTATTGATTAAACAAAAATGTTTCTGAGGAAAGATATTTTCCTTTTGAGTATTGTTATTTTGTGTCCTTAATTACACCTTAGGATTGATATTGAGGAATAAgtcatcgtgagcttagcttatttggtatgaacaatgcataaaacatACAAGGTCTGGAGTTTAAACcctgaccaccacaaaaaaagatattgaggaataaaaaagttgatttttttttattgaaatggccattttattttttggcttaattgatcccttagtcccttaatttaattctttttttcaaaatggtCTCATAACTCTAAaacgtctcaatttggtcccttatctTTATTTCCgtcaatcaagttagtcctttctgttagtttttttgCTAAAACTGTTAAGTCTTGCCATGTGTCACTTAGAATTGGTGATCAAGGGTTTGATTTGAAAAGCACACAAAATTTACAATGGACTCACAACATATGATCATTTATAATCTTTCCCTATTTGTCttgaattttctaaaattaaaaatcaccaacaatcttcatctttttccctCTTCATCTCCCAACTTCATCCCCATAACACATAATCTCTTGCTAGAAATTCATCAACccaaatataatcaataattaTAACAAAACCAGTATTTGAATTCTTTTAAGTCTCGAGAAATCCCTAAAATAAGTagtcttaaaaaaatcaaacctttGATATGAAAACCAAAAGATTTGGGATCTGAAAGAAATCAAATGACAACAATACCAATAACAAACCCATAATTCCCGTAACAATCTCATAATCAAATGACAGCACAAGAAACAAATCTTCCACTTTGATTATAAGCAACAAATTGTTGATAGAGCCCAAACTACTAATTCCACACATAAAAGCCTTTAGTAGAGGCATTGATCATAAAAAACTGATAACTTTTTAGGACTAATTGGTGTTTTCGTTCCAAACAGACCAAGGTTAGGGAGAAGGGAAATTGAAATTAATGGTAACCATTCAGAAATCAAATTAATGGCAAACATTCTGGTGTTTTCGTTCCAAACAAACTGGTCTTTTCGTTTCAATTGATAATTTTGAGAGAAGAGATCTGGTTACAGAGAGAGTGAGGGAGAaatgttttattaaattatacaattttactttaattttgttatgtttatgtgctgctgaatttttattttgggtaTGAAGTAGAGATAtgaagagggaagaagatgaagattgttggtaatttttaattttaggaaATTCAAGACAAACAGGGAAAGATTATAAATGATCATATGTTGTGAGTCTATCGTAAATTTTGTGTGCTTTTTAAATCCAATCCTTGATCACTAATCCTAAGTGACACGTGGCAAGACTTAACGATTTTAGcaaaaaaactaacggaaatgactAACTTGATTGACGGAAATAAagataagggaccaaattgagacgttTTAGAGTTATgggaccattttaaaaaaaagaattaagatAAGGGACTAAGGGATcaattaagccttattttttttgtatgtaaTTCTTTAACATTCGCTATTGGAACATATGCaacatttttccttttcattttctatGAGAAAGGATATTGATCTGTACAGTAGAGACGGACTAAAGCAACGATAACGATGCAGTGATCTGAAGCGGTGGCGATGAAGTCTTCTTGGTGGAATGGAGGGTGTCTGCCGACTCGTTAACACTTTAACGCTCAAGTAAGTGTAGGAAATGAGGTTGCGTGTGGGAAAATGAATCGTACCTTGAAGGTGATGTGGACTCACCCGTAAATAGAGGAAGGAGACGCTAACTGCTTCTGTGAAATGTGTCGCCTCATCAGGGTCGTTGGAGGCCACATGTACCGTGTAGATTGCATGGGGATGTGAGGTGGAGTGCACCAGCATTAGCGTGCAAACTCAGGTGATGTACCTTGATCCAGGGAGGCATCCCGTCCACGTGTCATTGTAGGATTGATCTTTTGGTCGGTCTAGAAAAGATACCTATTTTCTCATACATCatgatattttgttattgacAAATGTTAGCAAGTTAATTATTATGTTAGTATTATATATGAATTGAACAATCATCTATTCAACTTAATATCCGTGACCatatttttatacaaattaaCAAGATGTCATGCAGGTATATAAAAAGTGGGTGTTAGAATATCGTTTTTATTCAATCacttcttatcttttttatccAGGTTCATGAACAATTTTTAAATCATACagttacaatataaaaaaagttaagttcAGTCCTCTATTTTATTAGCAATTCAAAGACTCCACAAATTTTGAGAATGACCATATTTTTATACACAATCAATTTATCACAAAACGtttactttttttccttttctctcttgTGAGCCGTCACCAAAACCtaagtttcttcttcttcatccacAAAAGAGGgttgatttagggtcaattttttttaccataaatcacccctctaactcgtttttctcttttctttttattgaaataagtgattttcacatctatttcgttttttagtttgtgattttgtcgtcttCGTGCGACCttggtttgttcgtcgtctttgtgcgacgttgtttgtttttcttgtttctctcaggtatttgaccggttcagattgtcagatcagcttcgatccagtgcagatccaatcaatgactttggcgtcatccACGTTGTAGATTCGGAGATATGATTATTCCGGAGATTTAATTAGCGATATGTGTAGGCAattgtactttgccgttttatgctattaacatggatgttgtgagcctGTTCACAGTCctatttgtttttaatgaatttgcattatatcgttgtactatatcaatttgaatgaatgaatatcatttattttctaaaaaaaaataaaataaaaaaagaccaGATCAGAGGGAGAGACACGCTTATCAATATAGGAAGAACAAGTGGCTCAGAAAGTATTGTAAAGTTTGATCACTCTATGTCTCACGAAAATTATAATATCTCACTTATGTTTCAGAAATATGAACCTATGCAACCCATGGGTTTCTGATCTCAATTTTTCTGAGAGGTCTCAATAAATTATagctattactttttttatccCATGTGTTTCGCAcgcgtcctatttttttttttcttttaaaaatacctttagtttttggattatataatccgaaacaaatttttagaattttcgaattatataattcgaaatatGCTTTGCCCATAATTTCAAAAAGATTGTGGTTTACTGATATTATTTCGAtgacataaatataaatgtcaaaaacataaaataaatacaaatttccttcaaaaataaaataaaataaatacaaatataaataaaattaaaaggacaaaatgaaacaaacaaaatctcattttattattatatcaatcaTTTACGATAAAATAAAGCTTAAACTTATTAAAgcttattatataaaatattcaaacctAATGCTAATCAATTAAAAACCTAAAGCTAAATCAGTGGTGCAAACTGATGGAGAGGAAAGCAAGAGGGGAgggggaagaagaaaaagatgatgGAGGGAGGGGGCTGGGATAAGCTTTGTTTTCTTTCTAGGACAAAAAAGATCTTGATGGTCAACCTTGCACCCCAAACAAACCAACCTCACACCCAGACAGACTGCGCTTCTTTCCATTATGTCATCACTCAcattgaccgttcatacaatCCCTGAATTTctttagtaacatttttttaatgaaagacCAACGAtgaaaaaacattgttgtagaaggaagaggaCGAGAGAGTGTCAGAtgatggtgtgagaaatggtgaaGGTATGAAAGGTAGTTGTAGGAGAAATTTGTGAAGATTTAGGTTCATAGAGTGTAACGACTCTTAATGGTGAGTCAAAAAACGTGTTCAAAGGGTTTTACCAGCCATTAAAGCTGGTAAAACCCATGGCTGGTAAAACCCTTTGAAAATTGTGTTCCTTGAGTTACTCTTGCCATCCAAAACTCTAACTtgttttcggattatataatccggaaatTATCAaagttttttggattttataatccgaaatgtTTCGGTAATGggtgaaaatgaaagaaatttcatttttgtagGGTGAGGGATATTTTAGATTATACAATTCGaaaatattatgaacaaaaCTTTTTTGTGTGGTGCATGTTTGCACTGGCAGTTTTTATGGTCCCTTATCATGTTGTCATCATGCAGTCAAATATCTGTCAGCTGAATTTTATGCTAAAGatgttcatttaaaaatatagataGGTAGAAAATATAGATCTTCATCATGCTATCAAAAATCTCTCCACTGAATTTTACGCTAAAGATGTTCATTTAAAAAGATTGATACATAGCCCGAAAAGTTCTGGTCATATAAAAGAAACATCGATTCATCTCTTTCTTTTGAGGTGAGTTTGCGGGTGTAACATCCCAGACGACTTTAAGCATTGCCGACAGACACTACAAACCAACACCAATCTTTTCACACTTACCGGGAAACTTACCagtaggtcacccatccaaaGACTACTCCAAATTAAGCACGATTAATTATAGAGTTCTTATGGATTGGGCTACTGTttactgtaacagcccgatttttagctagatttattttaattacttttattatgtgttttatgtgtttgtgtgtgattattcttcattgggtgcattttcatgggtttccgtgttagaagggtattttagtcattttatacttaggggtattttggtcattttgtga is from Medicago truncatula cultivar Jemalong A17 chromosome 1, MtrunA17r5.0-ANR, whole genome shotgun sequence and encodes:
- the LOC112418447 gene encoding disease resistance protein RPV1-like, producing the protein MASLTVTNRFTYDVFLNFRGEDTRHGFTSYLKKALDDKGIRTFMDDKELRKGEEITPSLLKAIEDSMMAIVVLSKNYASSSFCLQELSKILDSIKGNGRCVLPVFYKVDPSDIRKLKRSYGEAMQKHDEANSSRHDMNKWKMSLRQVASLSGYHYKGDMPEHKFIEEIIKQVLENIKPVALPICDYPVGLEHQKQHVTSLLNVRSDHTVHMVGIHGIGGIGKTTLALAVYNLISHQFEVSCFIENVRENSKKHGLTYLQKIIISKVVD